Proteins found in one Paenibacillus borealis genomic segment:
- a CDS encoding S8 family peptidase, protein MSRKNLTVAGLVTAALTVVLLTFALRPEDSTTSGTLRQASVPNPSQEKTIKKTALVQDVSATDRLNRVDVSKHLRTMLSDTHGASPEDISAYARNLQQGHGHITMLMLIDFRTQKTTTYKSSLPEGTDHENKQLLKYLNTAKSAIKGHQSYESPSFVIGSKKYYFVAQRDQEGQLGVIALINQKILDRVAQHQLKNLRLIPYPKEGKYRVESVHADTLQDLTVKTGHDNENASHYYENEIVVRFRNGHPTAGQLQTIAADIHCKEPRKLGYAYIFRSEKMNYSQLKTYFAYKWHPQYTEPHYMYLTNDTVSENTGANVITPNDLLFSTYQWNLPAIETELGWNLSKGSKEVVVAVVDTGVQADHPDLQGQLLAGYNAITNGSTPDDDVGHGTHVAGIIGALTNNEEGVAGISWYNKILPVKALDNSGAGTTYSVAEGIIWAADNGAKVINLSLGNYADSQFLHDAIKYAYDRDVVIVSASGNDNTERPGYPAAYEEVIAVAATNSTGERASFSNYGDYIDVAAPGESIASTYPDNQYAALSGTSMASPHVAALAGLVRSLNPELTNKEVTELLTSNAVDLGDAGHDKYYGWGQVDIYQTLQAAGGGQVPLQLFPQHVGKQLKSMQ, encoded by the coding sequence ATGTCACGTAAAAATTTAACCGTCGCCGGTCTGGTCACTGCTGCGCTAACGGTTGTGCTGCTTACTTTTGCCCTCCGTCCGGAAGACAGCACCACCAGCGGTACCCTCAGACAAGCCTCTGTGCCGAATCCCTCTCAGGAAAAAACCATCAAGAAAACCGCTCTGGTACAGGATGTAAGTGCTACTGACCGCCTGAACCGTGTGGATGTAAGCAAACATCTTAGAACTATGCTCTCGGATACCCATGGTGCTTCGCCTGAGGATATCTCAGCATATGCCAGGAACTTACAGCAGGGACACGGGCATATCACCATGCTGATGCTCATTGATTTCCGTACGCAGAAGACAACTACCTATAAATCCTCACTTCCGGAAGGAACGGACCACGAGAACAAGCAGCTGCTCAAATATCTGAACACCGCCAAGTCGGCTATCAAAGGGCATCAATCCTACGAGTCCCCGTCGTTTGTGATCGGCAGCAAGAAATATTATTTCGTCGCTCAGCGTGACCAGGAAGGCCAGCTCGGCGTTATCGCCCTGATCAATCAGAAGATCCTTGACCGGGTAGCCCAGCATCAGCTCAAGAATCTGCGGCTGATTCCTTATCCGAAGGAAGGCAAGTACCGCGTAGAATCCGTTCATGCCGATACTCTGCAGGATCTTACCGTCAAGACCGGCCATGACAACGAGAATGCCAGCCACTACTACGAGAACGAGATCGTCGTCCGTTTCCGGAACGGACATCCTACAGCAGGGCAGCTTCAGACCATCGCCGCAGATATTCATTGTAAGGAGCCGCGCAAGCTGGGGTATGCCTATATTTTCCGCTCAGAGAAGATGAACTATTCCCAGCTCAAAACCTACTTCGCTTATAAATGGCATCCGCAATATACCGAGCCTCACTACATGTATTTAACCAATGATACGGTGAGCGAAAATACAGGAGCAAATGTAATCACTCCGAATGATCTGCTGTTCTCCACCTATCAGTGGAATCTGCCGGCCATTGAAACAGAGCTGGGCTGGAATCTGTCCAAAGGCAGCAAGGAAGTCGTTGTGGCGGTGGTGGATACCGGAGTTCAGGCGGACCATCCCGATCTCCAGGGCCAGCTGCTGGCCGGATATAATGCGATAACTAACGGCTCCACGCCGGATGATGATGTGGGCCATGGCACACATGTTGCAGGCATCATCGGAGCATTGACCAATAATGAGGAAGGGGTAGCCGGCATCAGCTGGTACAACAAGATCCTTCCGGTAAAAGCGCTGGATAATTCCGGGGCGGGCACCACCTATTCCGTTGCCGAAGGCATCATCTGGGCGGCCGACAACGGTGCCAAAGTCATTAATCTCAGCCTCGGCAATTATGCCGACTCCCAGTTTCTGCATGATGCCATCAAGTATGCCTACGACCGTGACGTGGTCATTGTCTCCGCTTCCGGCAATGACAATACCGAACGGCCGGGCTACCCCGCGGCCTATGAGGAGGTAATCGCAGTGGCTGCAACCAATTCCACCGGAGAGAGAGCGTCTTTCTCCAATTACGGGGATTATATCGATGTGGCTGCACCCGGGGAAAGTATCGCCAGCACCTATCCTGATAATCAGTATGCGGCATTATCCGGCACCTCCATGGCCAGCCCCCATGTGGCAGCTCTCGCCGGACTGGTACGCTCGCTGAACCCCGAACTGACCAATAAGGAAGTAACCGAGCTGCTGACCTCAAATGCCGTGGATCTGGGCGATGCCGGACATGATAAATATTATGGCTGGGGTCAGGTTGATATTTACCAGACCCTGCAGGCCGCCGGCGGAGGTCAGGTTCCCCTGCAGCTGTTCCCGCAGCATGTCGGCAAACAGCTTAAATCCATGCAGTGA
- a CDS encoding PLP-dependent aminotransferase family protein — protein MRIDLLRSGTKSLPQQISETIAQRITSGLLQPGSKLPSVRVLASSLKVSQVTVSKAYADLETRGHILCSQGKGCYVAERQRNSPDTSAGWQDGYDDYLPRAQLWRNFNYSEVKYPFHLAAIHSSLLPLEPIGATMAALVQEQPELMASYGNFQGDQELREVMRRHLQSRGISLSSNDLMITSGSQQGIDLVARTFVGPGDTVYLEAPSYTGAIDVFAGRGAEMIFVPMDEHGMRVDKLTAMCDRRPPKLIYTNPTFQNPSGATMSIARRQRLLELARSYRCLIVEDDPFSDLYFHQPPPPSIKSMDAAGHVVYMKSFSKVLAPGCRIACVAAEGNILSRLIAAKSSSDLGSPLLTQRAVLPFIDRRYEAYAAKLRTALRLRKEAATMLLKQYAPAGVSWTLPEGGLNLWLQLPESPGIGKLHALAEQEGISFLPGDVCYAGDTPSRHIRLCYSQLTHEEMERGLKQFLHLLERHLRSICR, from the coding sequence ATGCGTATTGATTTACTCCGCAGCGGAACCAAATCCCTGCCGCAGCAGATTAGTGAGACAATCGCCCAGCGGATCACCTCCGGACTGCTGCAGCCGGGAAGTAAGCTGCCTTCGGTAAGAGTTCTGGCCTCCTCCTTGAAGGTAAGCCAGGTAACTGTCAGCAAGGCTTATGCCGATCTGGAAACGCGGGGACATATTCTCTGCAGCCAGGGCAAAGGCTGTTATGTAGCGGAGCGGCAGCGGAATTCGCCCGATACTTCAGCCGGCTGGCAGGACGGTTATGACGACTACCTGCCGCGGGCGCAGCTGTGGCGTAACTTCAATTATTCGGAAGTGAAGTATCCCTTCCATCTGGCAGCGATACACAGCAGTCTCCTCCCGCTTGAACCGATTGGCGCCACTATGGCGGCTCTGGTACAGGAACAGCCGGAGCTGATGGCCTCCTACGGGAATTTCCAGGGGGATCAGGAGCTGCGGGAGGTGATGCGCAGGCATTTGCAGAGCCGGGGCATATCGCTGAGCTCTAATGACCTGATGATTACCAGCGGTTCGCAGCAGGGTATCGATCTGGTGGCCCGGACCTTTGTTGGTCCCGGGGATACAGTGTATCTGGAGGCGCCCAGCTATACGGGGGCCATTGATGTTTTTGCCGGACGGGGTGCCGAGATGATCTTCGTTCCGATGGATGAGCACGGGATGCGGGTGGATAAGCTCACTGCAATGTGTGACCGCAGGCCGCCTAAGCTCATCTATACGAACCCCACCTTTCAGAATCCCAGCGGTGCAACGATGAGCATAGCAAGAAGACAGCGGCTGCTGGAGCTTGCCCGCAGTTACCGCTGTCTCATTGTGGAGGATGATCCGTTCAGTGATCTGTATTTCCATCAGCCGCCTCCGCCGTCGATCAAATCGATGGATGCCGCCGGGCATGTGGTCTATATGAAGAGCTTCAGCAAAGTGCTCGCCCCCGGATGCCGGATCGCCTGCGTTGCCGCTGAAGGCAATATCCTGTCCAGGCTGATTGCCGCTAAGTCGTCGAGTGACCTTGGCAGTCCGCTGCTGACCCAGCGGGCGGTATTGCCCTTCATCGACCGCAGGTATGAGGCTTACGCAGCGAAGCTGCGCACAGCCTTGCGCCTCCGCAAGGAAGCGGCAACGATGCTCCTGAAGCAGTATGCCCCGGCCGGTGTCAGCTGGACGCTGCCCGAGGGCGGGCTGAACCTGTGGCTGCAGCTGCCCGAATCCCCCGGGATCGGCAAGCTGCATGCGCTGGCTGAGCAGGAAGGGATATCCTTCCTGCCAGGAGATGTCTGTTATGCCGGAGACACACCCTCCCGGCATATCCGGCTGTGTTATTCGCAGCTTACGCATGAAGAGATGGAGCGCGGGCTCAAGCAGTTCCTGCATCTGCTGGAACGGCATCTGCGTTCCATCTGCAGATAA
- a CDS encoding PLP-dependent aminotransferase family protein, with amino-acid sequence MKINYAEMTNHLGSSAVRDILKITQGKDIISLAGGLPAEELFPVEAVREAYSRVLSSDVSALQYGLTEGYLPLREAIAARLGRQGIPVSAQEMLLTTGSQQAIDLLCRILIDPGDAVLVEAPTYLAALQVLGSYRADIRMVDSDDQGMLPEHLEEQLRTYRPKLLYAVPTFNNPSGATWSKERREQVVGLCRKYGVLILEDNPYGEITFDETPGAYPPALAAIDRNLDGDSCVVYTGTFSKIVAPGLRTGWITGPSELIRVAAKAKQAADLHSSAIDQRALHELLQRFDLEGHIRLISREYQSRMKLLSAELSSRNWEGASFLEPRGGMFLWLILPDQIHTAELLPLAVEQGVAFVPGEVFYSERPLKNAMRLNFTHTRPELLPLAVQRLETALSRYEERLLPM; translated from the coding sequence ATGAAGATCAATTATGCTGAGATGACGAACCACCTGGGGTCCTCAGCCGTCCGTGATATTCTCAAAATTACGCAGGGCAAAGATATTATCTCCCTGGCGGGCGGCCTGCCTGCTGAGGAGCTGTTCCCTGTAGAGGCTGTCCGCGAGGCCTATAGCCGCGTACTCTCCAGTGATGTTTCAGCACTGCAATACGGCTTAACCGAAGGGTATCTTCCGCTGCGTGAAGCGATCGCTGCAAGACTGGGACGGCAGGGTATTCCGGTGTCCGCACAAGAAATGCTCCTCACCACCGGCTCCCAGCAGGCGATAGATCTGCTCTGCAGAATACTTATTGATCCGGGTGATGCCGTACTGGTGGAAGCCCCGACTTACCTGGCTGCCCTGCAGGTGCTGGGCTCCTACCGCGCAGACATCCGCATGGTGGACAGCGATGATCAAGGCATGCTGCCTGAGCATTTGGAAGAGCAGCTCCGCACATACCGCCCCAAGCTCCTCTATGCCGTCCCTACGTTCAATAATCCCTCAGGTGCGACCTGGAGCAAGGAACGCCGAGAACAAGTTGTAGGGCTATGCCGGAAATACGGTGTGCTCATATTGGAAGACAATCCGTACGGGGAGATTACCTTTGATGAGACACCGGGAGCATATCCGCCTGCGCTAGCCGCCATCGACAGAAATCTGGACGGTGATTCCTGTGTGGTCTACACCGGTACTTTCTCCAAAATCGTCGCACCCGGGCTGCGCACAGGCTGGATCACCGGCCCTTCAGAGCTGATCCGTGTGGCAGCCAAGGCCAAGCAGGCTGCGGATCTGCATTCCAGCGCCATTGATCAGCGCGCCCTGCATGAACTCCTGCAGAGGTTTGACCTTGAAGGACATATCCGCCTGATCTCCCGTGAATATCAGTCACGGATGAAGCTCCTCTCGGCGGAGCTCTCCTCGCGGAACTGGGAGGGAGCCAGCTTCCTCGAACCGCGCGGCGGCATGTTCCTGTGGCTGATCCTGCCTGATCAGATCCATACCGCTGAGCTGCTCCCGCTCGCCGTAGAGCAAGGTGTCGCCTTCGTTCCCGGTGAGGTGTTCTACTCGGAACGTCCGCTGAAGAATGCGATGCGCCTCAACTTCACCCATACGCGGCCGGAGCTGCTGCCGCTTGCGGTGCAGCGGCTGGAGACAGCACTGTCCCGGTATGAGGAGCGCTTGCTTCCTATGTAA
- a CDS encoding YpuI family protein has translation MSAANVQKLCESTREKLKSVIGKMELFLNEHALPQLVAEEDEETLHFYQGFLSDLRHLLVFSEMSYEKLGVALRRATFDEAFAQKALYNVYHFGVNNFFYPKNESYSEDGRYAYTGQDAIRFRKKPVRPARDIIMEITKVYEELRDDLAYYENDYLTEKRMQNQV, from the coding sequence ATGTCAGCAGCTAATGTGCAGAAATTGTGTGAATCGACGAGAGAAAAACTTAAATCCGTAATCGGAAAAATGGAACTGTTCCTGAACGAGCATGCGCTGCCGCAACTGGTTGCCGAAGAGGATGAAGAAACACTGCATTTCTATCAAGGTTTCTTGTCCGATCTCCGCCATCTGCTGGTGTTCTCGGAGATGTCTTATGAGAAGCTTGGGGTTGCTCTGCGCCGCGCCACTTTTGATGAAGCCTTCGCGCAAAAAGCGCTATATAATGTATATCATTTTGGAGTGAACAATTTCTTCTATCCTAAGAATGAAAGCTACTCCGAAGATGGACGCTATGCCTACACAGGTCAGGATGCGATCCGTTTCCGCAAGAAGCCGGTTCGTCCGGCGCGCGATATTATTATGGAGATTACCAAGGTCTATGAAGAGCTGCGTGATGATCTGGCTTATTACGAGAACGATTATTTAACGGAGAAACGGATGCAGAATCAGGTGTAA